A DNA window from Nitratidesulfovibrio sp. contains the following coding sequences:
- a CDS encoding cation-efflux pump: MQPHDYETALREKNAAALSSVLAAVLLTTLKLGVGVSTNSLGILSEAAHSGLDLVAAAVTWFAVHISSRPPDARHPYGHGKIENLSALVETLLLLATCGWIVWEAMHRLFVEPETVVPSAWGLGVMGVSIVVDISRSRMLRRVAKKYNSQALEADALHFSTDIWSSAVVIVGLLALLAADLLPQGSALRPVLERADAVAALAVCGIVVHVSLSLGRRAVDALLDGGDAGLAGRIEAAVVAQPGVVRVERTRVRESGPHAFVDMTIIVAAGLSLDAAHEITRQAEAAVRQVAPGADVTIHFEPQQAGERGVVDRIRCVAAAHALPVHAVEVIETQPDVAAPHDLMVELHVELEGRMPLADAHARVTAFEEALRAELGPLHVATHIEPAPDAAGTTPPTPSRLMESPRILAAVQAATDAEPGVHDCHHMHVRRQGEDISLSFHCRMAPETPVTEAHRVSAALEARLRASLPELGRVVVHMEPVGE; encoded by the coding sequence ATGCAACCCCACGATTACGAAACCGCCCTGCGCGAAAAGAACGCCGCCGCGCTGTCTTCCGTGCTGGCCGCCGTGCTGCTGACCACGCTCAAGCTGGGGGTGGGCGTATCCACCAACAGCCTGGGCATCCTGTCGGAGGCGGCGCACAGCGGGCTGGACCTGGTGGCCGCCGCCGTCACGTGGTTCGCGGTGCACATTTCATCCCGCCCGCCCGACGCACGCCACCCTTACGGCCACGGCAAGATCGAAAACCTCTCCGCCCTGGTGGAAACGCTGCTGCTGCTGGCGACCTGCGGATGGATCGTGTGGGAAGCCATGCACCGGCTGTTCGTGGAGCCGGAAACGGTGGTGCCGTCGGCGTGGGGACTTGGGGTGATGGGCGTGTCCATCGTGGTGGATATCTCGCGCTCGCGCATGCTGCGCCGCGTGGCCAAGAAGTACAACAGCCAGGCCCTGGAGGCCGACGCGCTGCACTTTTCCACCGACATCTGGTCGTCTGCCGTGGTCATCGTGGGTCTGCTGGCCTTGCTGGCGGCGGACCTGCTGCCGCAGGGCTCGGCCCTGCGCCCCGTGCTGGAACGCGCCGACGCCGTGGCCGCCCTTGCGGTGTGCGGCATCGTGGTGCACGTCAGCCTCAGCCTTGGCCGACGCGCCGTGGATGCGCTGCTGGACGGCGGCGACGCAGGGCTTGCCGGGCGCATCGAGGCCGCCGTGGTCGCCCAGCCCGGCGTGGTGCGGGTGGAACGCACCCGGGTGCGCGAAAGTGGGCCGCACGCCTTCGTGGACATGACCATCATCGTGGCGGCAGGGCTGTCGCTGGACGCGGCCCACGAAATCACCCGCCAGGCGGAAGCCGCCGTGCGTCAGGTGGCCCCCGGCGCGGACGTGACCATCCATTTCGAACCCCAGCAGGCCGGGGAGCGCGGCGTGGTGGACCGCATTCGCTGCGTGGCCGCCGCCCACGCGCTGCCCGTGCACGCCGTGGAGGTCATAGAGACGCAGCCCGACGTCGCGGCCCCGCACGACCTGATGGTGGAACTTCATGTGGAGCTTGAAGGGCGGATGCCCCTGGCCGATGCCCACGCCCGCGTGACCGCCTTCGAAGAGGCCCTGCGCGCCGAACTCGGTCCGCTGCACGTGGCCACGCACATCGAACCCGCACCGGATGCGGCGGGTACGACGCCCCCCACGCCGTCGCGCCTGATGGAATCGCCGCGCATCCTGGCCGCCGTGCAGGCCGCCACCGATGCCGAACCTGGCGTGCACGACTGCCACCACATGCACGTGCGCAGACAGGGCGAGGACATCTCCTTGAGCTTCCACTGTCGCATGGCCCCGGAAACCCCTGTCACCGAGGCGCACCGCGTGTCCGCCGCGCTGGAGGCACGCCTGCGCGCCAGCCTGCCCGAACTGGGGCGGGTGGTCGTGCACATGGAGCCGGTGGGGGAGTAG
- a CDS encoding LutB/LldF family L-lactate oxidation iron-sulfur protein, with translation MGSQHLDFTANVTEALADRQLRANFKSALTGLMKKRVAVLPDAEERERMRDDAEAAKRKALAKLPELLERLERKCTENGIIVHWAETTAEANEIILGIMRSHDATKLVKGKSMVSEEMHLNHFLETHGIEALETDLGEFIIQLNHEPPSHIIVPAIHKNRQQVGRIFTDNLEGIPYTDVVEELNAIARRTLREKFRTGHVGLSGVNFAVAETGTLVLVENEGNGRMCTTVPPVHVAVMGLEKVVESLTDLPPLLRLLTASATGQLVTTYVNCITSPRKDGERDGPKEIHLVILDNGRSRMLADAQLRRTLQCIRCGTCLNHCPVYIRIGGHAYGSVYPGPIGKILTPQIDGLADKGVLATASSLCNACEEVCPVRIPIPGIIRRMRTEAYDEKGDGVVKGHGAKKNLLETLVWKGWELTYRIPALNRFVVSMLGKFGERLPNVGPLKAWTSVRTAPRFAPKSLHQLAKEEGIRHE, from the coding sequence ATGGGTAGCCAGCACCTCGATTTTACGGCCAACGTCACCGAGGCCCTTGCCGACCGCCAGTTGCGCGCCAACTTCAAGTCGGCCCTTACCGGTCTGATGAAAAAACGCGTGGCCGTGCTGCCCGACGCCGAAGAGCGCGAACGCATGCGCGACGACGCAGAGGCCGCCAAGCGCAAGGCCCTGGCCAAGCTGCCGGAACTGCTGGAGCGGCTGGAGCGCAAGTGTACCGAAAACGGCATCATCGTGCATTGGGCCGAAACCACGGCAGAGGCCAACGAGATCATTCTGGGCATCATGCGCAGCCACGACGCCACCAAGCTGGTGAAGGGCAAGTCCATGGTCTCGGAAGAAATGCACCTGAACCACTTTCTGGAAACCCACGGCATCGAGGCGCTGGAAACGGACCTTGGCGAGTTCATCATCCAGCTGAACCACGAGCCGCCCTCGCACATCATCGTGCCCGCCATCCACAAGAACCGCCAGCAGGTGGGACGCATCTTCACCGACAACCTGGAAGGCATTCCCTACACCGACGTGGTGGAAGAACTGAACGCCATTGCCCGGCGCACCCTGCGTGAAAAGTTCCGCACCGGGCACGTGGGCCTTTCGGGCGTGAACTTTGCCGTGGCCGAAACGGGCACCCTGGTGCTGGTGGAAAACGAGGGCAATGGCCGGATGTGCACCACGGTGCCCCCGGTGCACGTGGCCGTCATGGGGCTGGAAAAGGTGGTGGAATCGCTGACCGACCTGCCGCCGCTGCTGCGTTTGCTGACGGCATCCGCCACGGGCCAGTTGGTCACCACCTACGTCAACTGCATCACCAGCCCCCGCAAGGATGGCGAGCGCGACGGCCCCAAGGAAATCCATCTGGTCATCCTGGACAATGGCCGCTCCCGGATGCTGGCCGACGCGCAGTTGCGCCGTACCCTGCAATGCATCCGCTGCGGCACCTGCCTTAACCACTGCCCGGTGTACATCCGCATCGGCGGGCACGCCTACGGCTCTGTGTATCCCGGCCCCATCGGCAAGATCCTCACCCCGCAGATCGACGGGCTGGCCGACAAGGGGGTGCTGGCCACTGCATCCAGCCTGTGCAACGCCTGCGAAGAGGTGTGCCCGGTGCGCATTCCCATTCCGGGCATCATCCGGCGCATGCGCACGGAAGCGTACGACGAGAAGGGCGACGGCGTGGTCAAGGGCCACGGCGCCAAGAAGAACCTGCTGGAAACACTGGTCTGGAAGGGCTGGGAACTGACCTACCGCATTCCGGCGTTGAACAGGTTCGTGGTGTCCATGCTGGGCAAGTTCGGCGAAAGGCTGCCCAACGTCGGTCCGCTGAAGGCGTGGACCAGCGTGCGCACCGCGCCACGCTTTGCGCCCAAGAGCCTGCACCAACTCGCCAAGGAAGAGGGGATCCGCCATGAGTAG
- a CDS encoding DUF1653 domain-containing protein produces the protein MHAGVTPQDRATPGQAFYRHFKGRYYQVVGEALDTATEGRVVVYRTLYPSGHALFTRPYDEFHGWKDNADGQRVRWFTPVAYADLPDDARAHVVGVLELLTGQDGPSQLGA, from the coding sequence ATGCACGCAGGCGTCACGCCGCAAGACCGCGCCACGCCCGGCCAGGCCTTCTACCGCCACTTCAAGGGGCGCTACTATCAGGTGGTGGGCGAGGCGCTGGACACGGCCACCGAGGGCAGGGTGGTGGTGTACCGCACCCTGTACCCGTCCGGCCATGCGCTGTTCACCCGCCCGTACGACGAATTCCACGGCTGGAAGGATAATGCCGATGGCCAGCGCGTGCGCTGGTTCACCCCGGTTGCGTATGCAGACCTGCCCGACGACGCACGCGCCCATGTCGTTGGGGTGCTGGAGCTGCTGACCGGGCAGGACGGCCCAAGCCAGCTTGGCGCTTAG
- a CDS encoding FAD-dependent oxidoreductase, whose translation MKTYDAIVIGGGPAGMTAALYLLRSGVSVAFVEKLSPGGQVLMTAEIENYPGFPKGIQGWELADLFAAHLERYPHDKYNDAVTAFEPAPGANRVRVGDEWITGKTVVVCSGARYKKLGLPDEDRLIGKGISYCALCDGNFFRGQKVGVVGGGNSALEESLYLAKLVANLRLIHRRDEFRGCKCYQEKVQSAPNIDIEFSSVVRKLHGDNGLTGVTLADVKTGEERFLPLDGLFIFIGFEPVGDFLPDGIDKDPQGFIITDTEMRTSLPGVFAAGDIRSKACRQVTTAVGDGATAATAAFTYMEQLDA comes from the coding sequence ATGAAGACATACGACGCCATCGTCATTGGAGGAGGGCCGGCCGGGATGACGGCCGCCCTCTATCTTTTGCGTTCCGGCGTGAGCGTCGCCTTCGTCGAAAAGCTGTCTCCCGGCGGCCAGGTACTCATGACCGCCGAAATAGAGAACTACCCCGGCTTTCCAAAGGGCATCCAGGGCTGGGAGCTGGCGGACCTGTTCGCCGCCCACCTTGAACGCTACCCCCACGACAAGTACAACGACGCGGTAACCGCGTTCGAACCCGCGCCCGGCGCCAACCGCGTGCGCGTGGGAGACGAGTGGATCACCGGCAAGACCGTTGTGGTCTGCTCCGGTGCCCGTTACAAGAAGCTGGGGCTGCCGGACGAAGACCGCCTGATCGGCAAGGGCATCTCGTATTGTGCCCTGTGCGACGGCAACTTCTTTCGTGGCCAGAAGGTCGGCGTGGTGGGCGGTGGCAACTCCGCCCTCGAGGAATCGCTGTACCTTGCCAAGCTGGTGGCCAACCTGCGCCTGATCCACCGCCGCGACGAGTTCCGCGGCTGCAAGTGCTACCAGGAAAAGGTGCAGTCCGCGCCCAACATCGACATCGAGTTTTCCTCAGTTGTTCGAAAGCTGCATGGCGACAACGGCCTGACCGGCGTCACCCTGGCCGACGTGAAGACGGGCGAAGAACGCTTCCTGCCGCTGGACGGGCTGTTCATTTTCATCGGTTTCGAACCCGTGGGCGACTTTCTGCCCGACGGCATCGACAAGGACCCGCAGGGCTTCATCATTACCGATACCGAAATGCGCACCAGCCTGCCGGGTGTCTTCGCCGCCGGGGATATCCGGTCGAAGGCCTGCCGTCAGGTGACCACCGCCGTCGGCGACGGAGCCACTGCCGCAACCGCAGCCTTCACCTACATGGAACAGCTCGATGCGTAA
- a CDS encoding MarC family protein: protein MSAIANLFVTTFVKMFFLLTPFFVLTMFLTMTRDMTPQVQRRLAVRVGVAVYIVCMCLYFFGEYIFDLFGITLDAFRIGSGSLLFLSAVALVRDPSPSRVQEVNGDISVVPLAIPITVGPATIGALMVMGATVRAPLERVMASLGLLAAVVCVGVILYIGPAIEKLLGRTGISILSKITGLILAALSAQIVFTGVRGFLN from the coding sequence ATGAGCGCCATCGCCAACCTGTTCGTGACCACCTTCGTCAAGATGTTCTTTCTGCTGACCCCGTTCTTCGTGCTGACCATGTTCCTGACCATGACCAGGGACATGACGCCCCAGGTGCAGCGCAGGCTTGCCGTGCGGGTGGGCGTGGCCGTGTACATCGTGTGCATGTGCCTGTATTTTTTCGGCGAATACATCTTCGACCTGTTCGGCATCACCCTTGATGCCTTTCGCATCGGCTCCGGTTCGTTGCTGTTCCTTTCCGCCGTGGCCCTGGTGCGCGACCCCTCGCCCTCGCGCGTGCAGGAAGTGAACGGCGACATCAGCGTGGTGCCGCTGGCCATTCCCATTACCGTGGGGCCTGCCACCATCGGTGCGCTGATGGTCATGGGCGCCACGGTGCGTGCCCCGCTGGAGCGGGTCATGGCCAGTCTGGGCCTGCTGGCCGCGGTGGTGTGCGTGGGGGTGATCCTGTACATCGGCCCGGCCATCGAAAAGCTGCTGGGGCGTACCGGTATTTCCATTCTCAGCAAGATCACCGGGCTGATCCTGGCGGCGTTGTCCGCGCAGATCGTGTTCACCGGGGTGCGCGGGTTCCTGAACTGA
- a CDS encoding (Fe-S)-binding protein, protein MAHTFTYPRDVKTVYYFGTCLVDMSFPQAGMAGMHLLRRAGVEVVFPQEQSCCGQPAYNSGFLEEARAVARAQIKAFSNADWPIVVPSGSCAGMMRHHYPEMFANDSEYFDVRKFSERVFELGDFLHNALHVRYEDKGKPVKVTWHSSCHAMREMGATAAAKALIGQLSNVELVEIEREYECCGFGGTFSIKQPEISAAMVADKIEDIRATGASAILSGDCGCLMNIGGAMEHKGVPVAPRHLAEFIWERING, encoded by the coding sequence ATGGCCCATACGTTCACCTATCCTCGCGACGTGAAAACCGTCTACTACTTCGGCACCTGCCTCGTGGACATGTCGTTCCCGCAGGCGGGCATGGCGGGCATGCACCTGCTGCGCCGCGCCGGGGTGGAGGTGGTCTTTCCGCAGGAACAGTCGTGCTGCGGCCAGCCCGCGTACAATTCCGGCTTCCTTGAAGAGGCCAGGGCCGTGGCCAGGGCGCAGATCAAGGCGTTCTCCAACGCCGACTGGCCCATCGTGGTGCCTTCCGGATCGTGCGCGGGCATGATGCGCCACCACTACCCGGAAATGTTCGCCAACGATTCGGAATACTTTGATGTGCGCAAGTTCTCCGAACGGGTTTTCGAACTGGGCGACTTTCTGCACAACGCCCTGCATGTGCGCTACGAGGACAAGGGCAAGCCGGTGAAGGTCACGTGGCATTCCTCGTGCCACGCCATGCGCGAGATGGGGGCGACCGCCGCGGCCAAGGCCCTCATCGGCCAGCTGTCCAACGTGGAACTGGTGGAGATAGAGCGCGAGTACGAATGCTGCGGCTTCGGCGGCACCTTCTCCATCAAGCAGCCGGAAATCTCCGCCGCCATGGTGGCGGACAAGATCGAGGACATCCGGGCAACCGGCGCCTCGGCCATCCTTTCCGGCGACTGCGGCTGTCTGATGAACATCGGCGGGGCCATGGAGCACAAGGGCGTGCCCGTGGCGCCCCGTCACCTTGCCGAATTCATATGGGAGCGCATCAATGGGTAG
- a CDS encoding outer membrane protein assembly factor BamD, with protein MRNALSRILSAVPPMLLLLLLSGCGIIDYFYLPPPEETAQELFEAGNDSMREKRYGEAAESFSKLKEQFPFSPYTIEAELSLADAHFLDEDYLLAGEAYKEFETLHPRHEAIPYVLYQVGQSRQKAFLSIDRPTTGLTEAIQYYQRLRESYPGTEYAEKSKQHIAECRRLLAERELYIGDFFWRAERYGAAWRRYVYVVENFPEIEDLRDHAEAKSKVAYLKYRQQQSQQVQDQREGSWKRWFNWL; from the coding sequence ATGCGTAACGCCCTTTCCCGTATCCTGTCCGCCGTGCCCCCCATGCTGTTGTTGCTGCTGCTTTCGGGTTGCGGCATCATTGACTACTTCTACCTGCCCCCGCCGGAAGAAACCGCGCAGGAACTCTTCGAGGCCGGCAACGACTCCATGCGCGAGAAGCGCTACGGCGAAGCTGCGGAATCCTTCAGCAAGCTGAAGGAACAGTTCCCGTTCAGCCCGTACACCATCGAGGCCGAACTTTCGCTTGCCGACGCCCACTTCCTGGATGAGGACTACCTGCTGGCGGGCGAAGCCTACAAGGAATTCGAAACCCTGCACCCCCGGCACGAGGCCATTCCCTACGTGCTGTACCAGGTGGGGCAGTCGCGCCAGAAAGCCTTTCTGTCCATCGACAGGCCCACCACGGGCCTGACGGAAGCCATCCAGTACTACCAGCGCCTGCGCGAAAGCTACCCCGGCACCGAATACGCCGAGAAGTCCAAGCAGCACATTGCCGAATGCCGCCGCCTGCTCGCCGAGCGCGAACTGTACATCGGCGACTTCTTCTGGCGTGCAGAACGCTATGGTGCCGCCTGGCGCCGCTACGTGTACGTGGTGGAGAACTTCCCGGAAATCGAGGATCTGCGCGACCACGCCGAAGCAAAGAGCAAGGTTGCCTACCTCAAGTACCGCCAGCAGCAGTCGCAGCAGGTGCAGGATCAGCGCGAAGGCTCGTGGAAGCGCTGGTTCAACTGGCTGTAG
- a CDS encoding SDR family NAD(P)-dependent oxidoreductase: MTATAVTTRTASAHSASGGGIVCITGATAGFGAATARRFAADGWRIIATGRRQDRLDALVAELGADTCLPLCFDVRDGDAVQAALQNLPEAWRAVDVLVNNAGLALGLEPAHRCNMDDWTTMVDTNIKGLLHVTRALLPGMVERGRGHVVNLGSITGTYAYPGANVYGGTKAFVMQFSRGLRADLHGTGVRVTNIEPGLAESEFSVVRFGGDADRAAKLYQGTDPLRPEDIADTIAWAVSCPAHVNVNRIEVMPTCQSFGALPVHRA; this comes from the coding sequence ATGACCGCCACTGCCGTCACCACCCGCACTGCTTCCGCCCATTCCGCTTCCGGCGGGGGCATCGTCTGCATCACCGGGGCCACCGCCGGGTTCGGCGCTGCCACAGCCCGCCGCTTTGCCGCCGACGGCTGGCGCATCATCGCCACCGGACGCCGCCAGGACAGGCTGGACGCGCTGGTGGCGGAACTGGGGGCCGACACGTGCCTGCCGCTGTGCTTCGACGTGCGCGACGGCGACGCGGTGCAGGCCGCGCTTCAGAACCTGCCCGAGGCGTGGCGCGCCGTGGATGTGCTGGTGAACAATGCCGGTCTTGCCCTGGGCCTGGAACCCGCCCACCGATGCAACATGGACGACTGGACGACCATGGTGGACACCAACATCAAGGGGCTGCTGCACGTTACCCGTGCCCTGCTGCCCGGCATGGTGGAGCGCGGGCGCGGCCACGTGGTCAACCTGGGATCCATCACCGGCACCTATGCCTACCCCGGGGCCAACGTGTATGGTGGCACCAAGGCGTTCGTCATGCAGTTTTCGCGGGGCCTGCGGGCCGATCTGCACGGCACTGGCGTGCGCGTGACCAACATCGAACCGGGACTTGCGGAAAGCGAGTTTTCCGTGGTGCGCTTTGGTGGTGATGCCGACCGCGCTGCAAAGCTGTACCAGGGCACCGACCCGCTTCGTCCGGAAGATATCGCGGACACCATTGCGTGGGCCGTGTCCTGCCCGGCGCACGTCAACGTGAACCGCATCGAGGTCATGCCCACCTGCCAGTCGTTCGGCGCGCTTCCCGTTCACCGCGCCTAG
- a CDS encoding lactate utilization protein, with protein sequence MSSTARDRIFARLHAARTTVSPYVPQGGSWQAPMLDKAQRIELLKKRMETVRSEVHVLPEAEWPAKLAELLKAREAKTLTYGHDAWFGGTLRSKIKGKGLPKLVPYGENVEAFRDELFGIDVGITSTLGGIAENGTLIVWPTPQEPRLLSLVPTVHVALLKADTIHSTLAEAMREMRWAENMPTNALLISGPSKTADIEMTLAFGVHGPKELIVLVLE encoded by the coding sequence ATGAGTAGCACCGCCCGCGACCGCATCTTCGCGCGCCTGCACGCGGCGCGCACCACCGTATCGCCCTACGTGCCCCAGGGCGGCAGTTGGCAGGCCCCCATGCTGGACAAGGCCCAGCGCATCGAACTGCTGAAAAAGCGCATGGAAACCGTGCGCTCGGAAGTGCACGTGCTGCCAGAGGCGGAATGGCCCGCCAAGCTTGCGGAACTGTTGAAGGCACGCGAGGCCAAGACCCTGACCTACGGCCACGATGCGTGGTTTGGCGGCACCCTGCGGTCCAAGATCAAGGGCAAGGGACTGCCCAAGCTGGTGCCCTACGGCGAAAACGTGGAAGCCTTCCGCGACGAACTGTTCGGCATCGACGTGGGCATTACCTCTACCCTGGGCGGCATTGCCGAAAACGGCACGCTCATCGTCTGGCCCACCCCGCAGGAACCGCGCCTGCTCTCGCTGGTGCCCACGGTGCACGTGGCATTGCTGAAGGCCGACACCATCCACAGCACCCTTGCCGAGGCCATGCGCGAAATGCGCTGGGCAGAAAACATGCCCACCAACGCGCTGCTCATCTCCGGCCCGTCCAAGACGGCGGACATCGAAATGACACTGGCCTTCGGGGTGCACGGGCCCAAGGAGTTGATCGTTCTCGTGTTGGAATAG
- the trxA gene encoding thioredoxin codes for MAVQITDANFEANVLKSSLPVLIDFWAPWCGPCRAMGPVIDELAAEYDGKVLIAKMNVDENPATPSKYGIRAIPTLILFKGGEVVEQITGAVSKSSIKDMIAQKALG; via the coding sequence ATGGCCGTTCAGATCACCGACGCCAACTTCGAAGCCAACGTCCTCAAATCCTCCCTTCCCGTGCTGATCGACTTCTGGGCTCCCTGGTGCGGTCCGTGTCGCGCGATGGGCCCCGTCATCGACGAACTGGCCGCCGAATACGACGGCAAGGTGCTCATCGCCAAGATGAACGTGGACGAGAACCCCGCCACCCCCTCCAAGTACGGCATCCGCGCCATTCCCACCCTGATCCTGTTCAAGGGCGGCGAAGTGGTCGAGCAGATCACCGGCGCCGTGTCCAAGAGCAGCATCAAGGACATGATCGCGCAGAAGGCCCTCGGCTAA